Proteins found in one Venturia canescens isolate UGA chromosome 8, ASM1945775v1, whole genome shotgun sequence genomic segment:
- the LOC122414870 gene encoding uncharacterized protein, with product MPTCIVPGCTSGYVSNPEKVHFFTVPKNADSAKQWKIAVRRPDDFVKSRSAVCEKHFRKSEILWKRELLGPDGQVLGVSHYKIPRLKKGCVPSQFPWVESTEPDDTQMKNLLSPDNNHESAATAQVNITKDEAMEIPTPEDCATVTEPAPMILLEQKIPETSCPIFGFNDILTAQLNLPTGWARQATSCGDNKIVFFFIHHTVEIEGIFQTFLLKDVTIKENLSIQIRVMGLQLDPASLQLPSVITDIEQLQDLLTKIHRFNLCNGCAEPPIKPELEQLNCKAIRKDVMNKWRHAECCLLISKGRNCPYCSRAKKTLETNFRRFIQNKVKDRRKKKKDLNEQKKTLVRLQSRYRAAIKAKRLAREQIKNLKQEVFKIRKKLAECTSKDLEQHIKSGKIPPNQLHVLTQIIDAAKHKSAKGRHYSEEWMLLCMLLHMKSPTGYEFLRCNEILPLPSMRTVRRYLSNIKTACGFDMEFFRVLKLELGKVDESLRHGILLLDEISTRESVGVDSKNLTYKGLIDFGCEAPKSSNFSEKANHALVLMFQPLKDGHAQPIAMFASRGPVAGTVLAQLIIKSIILLEQSGAKIHAVVSDGASPNRKFWTELGVSGAREKVRNFFEHPVTPDRKVYAFSDTPHLIKTTRNRLYNNGVLQMDPSGLIINWEHIKLLYEKDREHAGPGQALVCPKLSSNHVHLNNSLKMRVRLATQVFSNSVAGAMRFFAKYVPELRECEGTASFCQWMNDMFDALNRKHPIHGVQPGNKDFKMHKLLQMPTTMRLDDNNSRVTKKARCVGGTRASRTLVKRTIFDQTNS from the exons ATGCCAACGTGCATCGTTCCGGGTTGTACGTCAGGATACGTTTCTAATCCCGAAAAAGTGCACTTTTTTACTGTTCCGAAAAATGCCGACAGTGCAAAACAGTGGAAAATTGCTGTGAGGCGCCCAGACGATTTTGTTAAATCTAGAAGTGCTGTgtgtgaaaaacattttcgaaaGAGCGAAATTCTTTGGAAACGAGAACTACTCGGTCCTGATGGCCAAGTGCTTGGAGTG TCACATTATAAAATCCCACGACTGAAAAAAGGGTGCGTGCCATCGCAGTTTCCATGGGTCGAGTCAACGGAACCGGATGATacacaaatgaaaaatctgtTATCTCCAGACAACAATCATGAATCTGCCGCCACCGCTCAAGTGAATATTACCAAAGATGAAGCGATGGAAATTCCAACTCCTGAAGATTGTGCTACTGTCACTGAACCTGCTCCAATGATTTTGCTCGAACAAAAAATTCCTGAAACAAGTTGTCCCATATTTGGATTCAACGACATTCTCACTGCACAGTTAAATCTTCCAACTGGATGGGCGAGACAAGCAACTTCGTGTGGAGACAataaaatcgtctttttttttatccaccaCACCGTAGAGATTGAGGGCATCTTCCAAACTTTCCTACTCAAAGATGtgacaataaaagaaaacttgTCGATTCAGATCAGAGTTATGGGCCTACAACTTGATCCAGCTAGTCTTCAGTTACCTTCAGTCATTACGGATATAGAACAACTGCAGGATTTGCTGACTAAAATTCATCGGTTCAACTTATGTAATGGTTGTGCGGAACCACCGATTAAACCAGAATTAGAACAATTGAATTGCAAGGCAATCAGAAAAGATGTAATGAATAAATGGCGTCATGCTGAATGCTGTCTTCTGATTTCAAAAGGAAGGAATTGCCCATATTGCAGCAGggcgaaaaaaactttggaaacaaattttcgcaGATTTATACAAAACAAAGTGAAGGATcgacggaagaaaaaaaaggatttaaaTGAACAGAAAAAGACATTGGTGAGATTGCAGTCAAGATACCGTGCAGCAATAAAAGCCAAACGTCTCGCTCgagaacaaataaaaaacttgaagcAAGAAGTTTTTAAGATACGGAAGAAATTAGCCGAATGTACCTCGAAAGACCTTGAGCAGCAcataaaaagtggaaaaattcCCCCGAATCAACTACATGTTCTCACACAAATTATTGACGCTGCAAAACATAAAAGTGCAAAAGGGCGCCACTACTCTGAGGAATGGATGCTGCTGTGCATGCTTTTGCATATGAAGTCCCCAACCGGCTACGAGTTCTTGCGGTGCAATGAAATTTTACCCCTTCCAAGCATGAGAACTGTTCGAAG ATATTTATCAAACATTAAAACTGCATGCGGTTTtgatatggaattttttcgagttctGAAACTGGAGCTGGGGAAGGTCGACGAATCGCTACGTCACGGGATTCTTTTGCTTGATGAAATTTCGACCCGGGAAAGCGTTGGCGTTGATTCAAAGAATCTGACGTACAAAGGATTAATTGATTTCGGTTGTGAAGCCCCGAAGTCCTCTAATTTTTCAGAGAAAGCGAATCACGCATTGGTTTTGATGTTCCAACCATTGAAGGATGGCCATGCTCAGCCCATTGCAATGTTTGCATCGAGAGGACCTGTAGCTGGTACAGTTCTTGCGCAGCTGATCATCAAGTCGATCATTTTATTAGAACAAAGTGGAGCGAAAATTCACGCCGTTGTCAGCGACGGTGCGAGTCCGAACAGAAAATTCTGGACCGAACTTGGTGTAAGTGGAGCAAGAGAAAAGGTTCGCAACTTTTTCGAACACCCTGTGACACCTGACCGCAAAGTATACGCGTTCTCTGATACTCCACACCTAATCAAGACCACTCGCAATCGTTTGTATAACAACGGTGTGCTACAG ATGGATCCTTCCGGGTTAATTATCAACTGGGAACACATCAAACTTTTGTACGAGAAAGACCGCGAACATGCAGGGCCTGGTCAAGCCCTGgtttgtccaaaattgtcaTCGAACCACGTTCATCTTAACAATTCGCTGAAAATGCGTGTCCGGTTAGCTACTCAA GTGTTCAGCAATTCAGTCGCCGGTgcaatgcgattttttgcgaAGTACGTGCCGGAGTTGCGTGAGTGTGAGGGTACGGCTTCGTTTTGTCAGTGGATGAACGACATGTTTGATGCTCTCAATCGCAAACACCCGATCCATGGAGTGCAACCAGGGAATAAAGATTTTAAG ATGCACAAGCTCCTGCAAATGCCGACAACTATGAGATTGGACGATA ATAATTCAAGAGTCACTAAAAAAGCTAGATGCGTGGGAGGAACACGTGCAAGCAGGACGCTTGTCAAAAGAACTATTTTTGACCAAACAAACAGCTGA